The DNA window CATGTTCATTGCAGAACTAGGAGCAAGCCTTAATTGCACAGGATCTTGTGGGAACCGTGGCCTTCACATCCGATTTCCATTCTGGATCAAGGATAGGCAGCCAGAACAGTGTGGCTATCGTGGTTTTGATCTGTCTTGCAATGAGATGGGCGATATAGTGCTCGAGCTGCAAGGTGCAGTGAAGCTCTACATAGATAAGATTGACTACAAAAATCAAGTTATTTATGCAAGTGATCCCCAAGGTTGCCTTCGAAGCCCCACTCAAACTTCTATTCGTCTGGGTTTCACATACAGTTTAAGATGTCGAAGGTCAATTTTACCATCTTCAATTGTTCTTTAAATAATGCAAGACCCCTGAACTGGATGGTCCCTTGTTTAAGTACTCTCCACTATGATGTTCTTGCCGTTAAATCAGAACTATCTATTCATGGCAATGAGTTACTATTATCTTGTACCAAGATGTACGACCTACCTGTTCCACATGATATTCGTCTGTCCTGGTCCAATCCCAATTGTGGATCTTGTGAAGCAAGAGGAAAACTATGTGGATTGAGGGAAAATAGCAGCACTGAGCTTGAAACTGAATGCTATGGCTTGCCCAGACCAGAGAAAGGTATCTTTAGCTTTAAGTCTTCTTTTCATTGTTCTGTGTTCATGGCATCTTGATTTTCTATGATTCCTTGCTTCACTAAGTCTACATATATACTTTGATTAATGTATTGCAAGTGTCCTTGAACACCTAAGTCCTATCTACTAGTGAGTTGACTGACCAGTGGGTTACCTGTGCATTTAGCGTTCTTGATTCTACAAATAGAGGATATTATCATGACTTTAGAAACTTTCAGAAAATTAGAACTTAACAAGGGTTCTTATCTTCTACAGGTGCACGGAAAAAGCGACTGACTTTAGGTTAGTTGCTCTCAAATTTGCTCCAACACATTGCTTCCAAAAAAGAATATGTCTCTTGACTCAAAAGGCTTATTTATATATGCAGGTGTAACCACAGGATCCATCCTTTTCGGGGTCCTGGCCATTGCAGTCTACCAAATCTATAGCTTCAGAAAATCAGAAGAGGAATATCAGGCAAAGGTTGAAAGGTTTTTGGATGATTACAGAGCTATGAACCCCACAAGATACTCCCATGCTGATCTCAAAAAGATGACAAATCAATTCAGGGATGAATTGGGGCAAGGAGCTTATGGAACTGTGTTCAAAGGAATGCTAACCAGTGAGATTCCGGTGGCTGTTAAGGTTCTAAGCAATTCATCAGAAAAAGGAGAGGAATTCGTCAACGAGATGGGAACAATGGCTAGGATTCACCATGTCAATGTAGTCCGCTTGATTGGCTTCTGTGCTGATGGATTTAGACGAGCTCTGGTTTACGAGTACTTGCCAAACGATTCGCTGCAGAGGTTCATATCTTCAGCAAACGCCAAGAATGTTTTCCTTGGCTGGGAAAGGCTGCATCATATTGCCCTCGGAGTAGCCAAAGGGATTGAATATCTTCACCAGGGTTGTGACCAAACAATCCTCCACTTTGATATCAAACCACATAATATCCTGCTGGACAATGACTTCAATCCCAAGATTGCAGATTTCGGTCTGGCTAAGTTGTGTTCCAAGTATAAAAGTGCTATTTCCATGACAAGAGTTAGGGGAACCGTCGGCTACATAGCACCTGAAGTGTTCTCAAGAAACTTCGGGAATGTCTCCTACAAGTCAGACGTGTACAGTTTCGGAATGTTAGTGTTGGAAATGGTTGGTGGAAGGAAAAATGTTGACGATACAGCAGAAAATGGTGAACAAGTATACTTCCCAGAATGGATTTATAATCTCttagaagaaggagaagaccTGCGGTTACACATCGAGGAAGAAGGGGATGCTGAAATTGCGAAGAAGCTAGCCATTGTGGGACTGTGGTGTATCCAGTGGAACCCAGTGGACCGTCCTTCCATGAAAACTGTTGTCCAGATGCTGGAAGGGAGAGGAGACAGGTTAAGTACACCTCCTAATCCTCTTAGCTCCACAGCTCCAAAGAGACCGAATACAAGAACGCTAAGGCTGTGATCTATGAGCTGCTGCCTACAGTGGATTCTGAGTAATTCGCGGCTTTTTacacaaataaaagattagCTTGCaagattagtttttaaattgtatttctcAAACTTTATGATGATGCTACTTTAGAACTCTTATGGTTCCACGCTTccgaaaaattttaattttttttttaaattaatttttttaatatttttaaatcattttgatatattgatattaaaaataatttttaaaaaattaaaaaaatattattttaataaaaaaatattttaaaaaacaacttttaaccCTCCAAAACAAGCCTCTAAGGTACTTCTTCCTTGGTATCCATTTTATGCTACAAAACTAATACTTTCTCGTCAAATAGCTAAAACTCAACTAGCATTAGTGCCCTTCCTCTTCTCAACCTCTCCttgtagtaaaaaaaattaaagtggaCTCAATTGTTAAACTTTCATATTTTATGACAAGTTAAGAATTGTTAAAATCTCATTCCAAAATTAAGTTATTGATTGGGTCCTTAATGTTTCAGATATTTCTCAATCATGtccattacttttatattttttcatttgacaGAAAGGATTGAGTAGTCAAGATATATTCAAAACGTTAGGGACTCAATTGTAATGCTAAACTTCTATATTTTGTGacaaattaagaatttagtaATACTTTAGAGGTTAATTTGAGTTTCCTCTCTAATTAAACAACACCTAGCTTTTCAACGAACTTTAATAACTTGTTGTCTTCTTCAATGCAAACAGTCATCCTACGTGTTAATTTAGGTCAACTTagattaatatgttaattttacatcttgagttatgagattaaaataatttcatgtaaaacaaattataaaatatagtttttaattcatctaatattaaagaataaaattaaaaaaatattaaaataaatttaaatcaacccaaattaatatgttaaaatctATGATATAAATTATCATACCATGATAATCTCGTAAATGTCAAGGAAAATTTAGTATCATTCATGGGACAAGCCTTCCCCTGCACATGAGCAGAGTATTCCATATTAGATCACTTAATTATATGCATTTTCAATCAAGCTGATTGATTCCGAAGAATAATCAGACATGAAAGATGACTCTCCACAAGTGTTCATTGGCTTCACATCTAGATTTAGAACAGGTGTCGGAGGCAGTTGCAGGCTTTCCATATCTCCTTCAAGCATCTCCACAACTTCGTTCATTGCAGTGCGATTCAGAGGGTTCATTTGTATACACCACAACCCTGCAATAATCATCTTCTTGActatcttttcttccttttccgtGCCACCATCTCCAATCTCTATAACCTTCTCATTAGAGACTTTGTCATGAACCCAATCTGGCCAGTAAATTTGGCTGAACCTTTCAGCCAACggattcaaattttttcttctGCCTGCCATTTCCAACAGCAACATTCCAAAGCTATAAACATCAGCTTTGTATGAGACGCGGCCGATGTTCTGGTAGAACAGTTCTGGCGCCATGTAACCTATCGTTCCCCCTGGTGCAGTGAGAGATTTAAGACTCTCATTTGTTGGGCACAACCTAGCAAGTCCAAAGTCAGAAACTTTTGGAGCGAAGTTTTCATCGAGTAGAATGTTGTGAGGCTTGATGTCAAAATGTAGGATCTGCATCTCACAACCTCGATGTAGATATTGGATGCCATGAGCCACTCCAAGGGAAATCTCATGTAGTTTTTCCCAGCTTAAAGAGACAGATCTTTCttgagaaaaaatgaaattatcaaGAGATCCATTGGGCATGAAATCATATACAAGAGCGCGCTTTGATCCCTCAGCACAAAAACCAACTAGTTGCACTACATTAGCGTGGCGAATCCTTCCAATGGTAGCGACTTCATTGATGAAATCTTGTCCATTAGCGTTGGATTTGCCCAGCAATTTTATCGCTGCAAAATGTCCACTGCGAAGCTTTCCTTTATACACGCAACCAAAACCTCCTTCACCCAACTTTTCCTTGAAACCTCCGGTCATCTTCTTAATCTCTGAATAAGAATACCTTACTACTGGCATAAGATTGTTAGGAGTGTGTAGGAATTCCTCAACTGTGTCATATGCTGATAGATGTCTTCGTCGCCATTTATAGATCAAGAATGCAATCACAAACGGACTCCCAAAGATAAATTTTGGCCCCTGAAGTAGTGCTGTGTGTGAAATTTGAGGGGGGAAATCAAGATAGAAATCAtgattatttcttattaattatcaGATAAATACACAACATGGGTTGGGTTTGGTGTTAGAATTTTTTCGCCTagttgaaaaatcatataaatctaGACCATCATGATTTGTAGAAAAGGTTCAATCAAGTTTCATAAGAACATACTGAGTAACCTAAAGGTCTGTCTCAGGCATTAGGCCTCCTAATAACCAATATCATTTTCTATCTGCTAATAAAACACGATCAAAtatcataaactaaaaaaaaatataaataatcaataaGGGAAGTTCTTACCAATTAATAGGGATATATACAGCAGGACGACTGCAGAGAAGGTAAACAAAGTTagagatattttaaaaagaactgtTTGGAATTATGCAATCAAGCATGAAAAAAATTGGGAGATAGAATCCTCACCTTCGGTTATCTCAAGCCAAGAAAATCCTGTTGGACCAAGTGATCAGTTACAAAAATTAGTTGTGATTTGAGCAAATATTACAAGATGAAGAGAATTAAGAAGCAGCAGACGTATGAGATAGAAAAATTAGATTGGAAGCAATCATCTATTATCTATATGATATCACCAACTGCAGCCTATGATAGCTAGATTGAATTGACTGTGAGTTCCTCAATACTACAATAGGCTACTGAAAAGCACAGATGCCAGAAATAGGGGATTCATGCCAAAAGAATTTGAACATAGAAAAATGAACTGTTATTACTCAATATTGCCCACCTGCGCATTTTGTCTGGTTAGAATCATCGATGTAGCAAATAGTTGCACAGCTTCCACACTTGCTCTTGTGCCATGAAAGCTCAAACCCATATGCCAGCTGACTGTGGATTTCCTTATAGGACATGCTCTTGTAATCCTTGGCTGGCAACAACGTCATCCTCTCTAAGCTGCACAGTTCCATCAGATCCGAAGCCTTCATCCCACCAACGTTCACATAAGAACGCATCAAGAGTGAAACATTGGAAGATTTTTCTCCATTAAGGCAAGTACCGGTTTCTACGTACAGAGGAGAATTCACTGGATTTGCACAGTTTATGAAAATCATCATCTGCGATAACGGGAGAGGCTTGTATTTGGGAAACCATTTCCGCCCTGTCCTTTCGTATTGAAACCATGTATATGGAAATCTGATATAATCGAATCTTGTATTTGTTGAAGTAAAAATAGTATATTCCCTTCGGGAATTACCTAATCTTGcatatgttaaagaaaaatcagGAAGAGAAGAGCAATCATTTTCTTTAACACCAGGATCCACTGTTGGGTATACGACCAAAGTCCCACATTGGCTAGAAATGGGGAGGATCATGGGTATATAAGGATGGACAAATATCTCCATTGGTTTGAGGCCTTTTGGGTATAGCCCAAGAGCAAATCCATGAGGGCTTAGGcccaaagtggacaatatcATACCAATGTGGAGATAGGTGGTGTCCATAGTCCttacaagtggtatcagagccaggcCCCGGAGTTAGCCATGATGGATGAAACCTTGGAATGCCGAACAAAAGGTGGTGGGCCCCCAATCACGATGTAATCCATGGATCAGCTCTATTGGATAGGCGGTGTGCTCCAGATGCTTCATGGACGTGTCCTGATCCCAACACGGTGAAGAGGAGTTGACCTAGAAAGAGCAAAAACTCTCAAGTCAGGTAGTGCTCTCCGGATGCTTCATGGACGTGTTCTGACCCCAACACGGTGaagtagagaatgaagaatCCTGGTTGGTAGAGAGTGGACGGATGAATGATCGGTTTGAGGGGAGGCTCGGTGGTCCTTTGTTCGAGGGGAGGATTGTTGGGTATACGACCAAAGTCCCACATTGGCTAGAAATGGGGAGGATCATGGGTATATAAGGATGGACAAATATCTCCATTGGTTTGAGGCCTTTTGGGTATAGCCCAAGAGCAAATCCATGAGGGCTTAGGcccaaagtggacaatatcATACCAATGTGGAGATAGGTGGTGTCCATAGTCCTTACATCCACCACTCGGATTGTCAAGTTGTTGTAGTTGATTGCCTGCACGTAGTATTTTCGTGAGTCTAAATACAAAACTGTGGAGGTATTTTTCTCGCAATGGAGGGTATAGAGAGGGTTTCCACAGTTGGATGGATCACTTTCTAGGCTAAAGGGGTAGTTAATAGTATGATTGCCACATGAAGAAGGGGCACAGAGATTGGTATCCTTGCAGTTGCTGGTTTGGAAGACTAGTAGTAGCAGTAGTAAGGCAAGGCAGCAAGCAAAGAGGAACCTAGACATGGATGGAGAAGGAGTATGTAGTGCATAAACAATTCTTCTAGTCTTGAGAAGACAACAGATAAAGTCAGTGAAACATAGAAGTAGAAACATAAAGGCGagttttaatatcagcatattaaaattacaaCCAACTACCAAGT is part of the Populus trichocarpa isolate Nisqually-1 chromosome 7, P.trichocarpa_v4.1, whole genome shotgun sequence genome and encodes:
- the LOC7491772 gene encoding rust resistance kinase Lr10 isoform X2, with amino-acid sequence MYDLPVPHDIRLSWSNPNCGSCEARGKLCGLRENSSTELETECYGLPRPEKGARKKRLTLGVTTGSILFGVLAIAVYQIYSFRKSEEEYQAKVERFLDDYRAMNPTRYSHADLKKMTNQFRDELGQGAYGTVFKGMLTSEIPVAVKVLSNSSEKGEEFVNEMGTMARIHHVNVVRLIGFCADGFRRALVYEYLPNDSLQRFISSANAKNVFLGWERLHHIALGVAKGIEYLHQGCDQTILHFDIKPHNILLDNDFNPKIADFGLAKLCSKYKSAISMTRVRGTVGYIAPEVFSRNFGNVSYKSDVYSFGMLVLEMVGGRKNVDDTAENGEQVYFPEWIYNLLEEGEDLRLHIEEEGDAEIAKKLAIVGLWCIQWNPVDRPSMKTVVQMLEGRGDRLSTPPNPLSSTAPKRTNTSMLRL
- the LOC7491772 gene encoding rust resistance kinase Lr10 isoform X1, with the protein product MYDLPVPHDIRLSWSNPNCGSCEARGKLCGLRENSSTELETECYGLPRPEKGARKKRLTLGVTTGSILFGVLAIAVYQIYSFRKSEEEYQAKVERFLDDYRAMNPTRYSHADLKKMTNQFRDELGQGAYGTVFKGMLTSEIPVAVKVLSNSSEKGEEFVNEMGTMARIHHVNVVRLIGFCADGFRRALVYEYLPNDSLQRFISSANAKNVFLGWERLHHIALGVAKGIEYLHQGCDQTILHFDIKPHNILLDNDFNPKIADFGLAKLCSKYKSAISMTRVRGTVGYIAPEVFSRNFGNVSYKSDVYSFGMLVLEMVGGRKNVDDTAENGEQVYFPEWIYNLLEEGEDLRLHIEEEGDAEIAKKLAIVGLWCIQWNPVDRPSMKTVVQMLEGRGDRLSTPPNPLSSTAPKRPNTRTLRL